The Lycium ferocissimum isolate CSIRO_LF1 unplaced genomic scaffold, AGI_CSIRO_Lferr_CH_V1 ctg285, whole genome shotgun sequence sequence TTTGTCACTTTGGTTTTATTAGCTGCACCAATCGTGGACTATTGCAAGGAAGTTGAAAGCCAGGAAACTAACATAACTGACATACACAGGGAGCAGTCACTCATTCAAGGCTGTCTCATATTGTTTGATCATCATTGTACATAATTGAATAACCCAATTATGGGTAAAACAGAATTAAGGTCAGAGTATTTGAAGAATGAGTGCTTGGGAGTGACAGACATATGCTTGATTAAACATTGCTATTTCTGTAgataatgaagaaaattttggtCTATCACCTTGTTTACTTACAGTTTCACTCAAAAAACTTCCTTTGAATTAGCATGGAAATTGTTACACGTGAACTAGTTGTAGCTTACTTTTGTCAACTTCTCACTGATGTACTTAAAAACTTTTATAACTCATCAAAAGAACTTGGTGCCACGAGGATACTCTCTGAAAGTCCAAAGAGCCcagaaaaaaaacaaatagaACAGATTAACGAGCATATGTTTTGGACTAACATAATTAGTTCAACATCAAGATAGTTGCATTTCAAACCACACTGCCAGTGTTCGAATTGGTTGAAGTAATTCATAAACATGCGTCATCaactaaaagaagaaaattcctCTGAAGTTACCAAAGATTTAGACAAAATGTATCTTGGGACACTTGTGTAAGTCCATAAAGGAACTGATTCAGGCGGCAAATTGGGTTCCCTCCCCGTAGATAATATCTGTGAGGGAGAAATATGTATACATTTTTTCTGAAACATGCTAAGGCCTTAAACTCAAGGTGTCGTCACTATATCACAATCAGAACATCACATTTGAATCTCTATTACCTTAAACTTTCATGTTCGTTGTGAGCTTAAGCGAGTCTGGCCCATTATATTAGTGGATCATATAATgaggggcaatttgcaggattgaccttcgctgggggtggtctttaatttttatccctcaaaatggtggtctttaaattttgtccttcgGGTAGAAATTCTGCCTGATTTACATGGCGCAAGCAGAATTTCTGCCTGTGAGGCCCAAAAGGCAGAATTTGCTTGCcagatttgcaaaattttgtctagcccttttttttttagtgagctggggttcgaacccacaacttCGGGGTGTTAGGCGAGGGCTAAAACttaaagatcaccaatttgaaggccaaaaattaaagaccagcccaaatgaaggacaatccaaggaaaaaaaagtataaTGAGCCGGACTTGTTTAAGCCCATATATATTTAACATGAAAGGCTAATGTATCGCAACGTCGTCGTTTTCTTATCTATCTTCTCATCGTCCCAACCAAAAAGTTGCAAAGTTTCAACccattttctcaaaattggAGCAGAGAGTCTTACAGCAAAAAATGGCTGTTCAACCTCTCTCCACTATAGTAACCACTTCAAAAGGCATCAACCACCTCAATTACAGAGTACCCACAAAAAACACAACATTGGAAGCAAAACATTTGCAAAACCAATGGCTTGGAACTCCAATTAAATACTCTCTTCAATCCAAGAATTACAAACCATTTCTTACTAAACATTGCCCCATTAAAGCCACTCTCTCCTTCAGCCTTCCCTATGGGTAAATTCTCACATTTGCCCCTCATTTatctttgcatttttttttttatttaaagtgtTTTTTCTCATTgtatctttgttttttttttggattaaggTTTGGGGTTAGATTAGTTATCtatttatgtataaatatgaacTTCAATTAGCCTTAAAGTCAAATGAGCTCTTATCAGAATGAAATGAACCCGAGTGGATATAGAGAACTCATATAACTCGATCCCAATTGTGTTATGCTTGATTCACAGTTGCTTGATTATAGGAAAAACTATCTATTGTAACTGATTATGCTTCATCATTATATTTTATAGCCGTACTTTTAAataattacaaaacatatacatgcCTAAATTGTAGGCACGATTCTTGTATGCGCGCATATTATGTGTGTATTAGTGTATATACAATGTGCCAGTGTATATACATTGATACTGTATGCGCGCGCATACAGTGTATATGCTacgttttgaaagaaaaatattgttgctattttttccaaaaagagGCACTAGTCTCGCCacttatgaaattttcccttgATTATATCATTTTTGGGCTAATCAAAGTTTATCCTGTAAGTTATAAAGATGACAGCTTTGCTTCATTCTGTTATTGCAGAAAGCCAGATCCTGCAGTATCTATTGAGAAAATTCCTAAGTGagtattttcctttctttgttgttttatttCTCTTTGTTTCCCCAGAAAAGGAGGAAATTTTTCGGTTAtttgttgtttgattatctTGTGTTTGTTTATTAGTTGGTATTTTAATGTGTTTTGAGGTATCTTGAATTGGGTTAGTGAAATTATAGATGGTCGTCAAAGGCGATAAAATCATTTGCCATGGGTGAACTGGAAGCAAGAAAACTTAAATATCCCACTACCGGAACAGAAGCTCTTCTTATGGGGATTTTGATTGAAGGTTTGTTATTTTAtccctttatttttgttttggtaGCGATACTCTATTTGATCGTGCAAGCGAAATGCAGCTCTTACTTTTTTGTTACACGTGATGCTAATTACTCAAACTAACACTTGAATAAACAATAGACAGAGGATAATTTCATGGTGCACACATACTTTACTTATAACAATGATTTTGTGATAGAGCTATTAATGTGAAGAGGTGCTTCAGGTTTGCATATCTTAAACATATTCTTATTTTAGTAACTTCAGTAGGGGCGGATGCACAGTTTCAGTTACTGGTTCATGTGAACTCAATAACTTTTGTCCAGACTCTGTATATATGATTAAAAATTCCgtaaatatctataaatatttgactATGAACTCAATTATTATTGTATACATTTATCGTTCTAggaacccataaacttcaaatcctggatccgcctctgaacTCCAGTATAGTTGTGTTCATCTATTCCTTTTCTATTCCATTGAGATTTGGATAAGAATACTCAACATAATGTAGTTGCCAAAGCCATTTTACAGTTTAGCACATTTAATGGACATCACATTGCTATAAAACATTGTGATATAAACAAGATTTTTcaatacatgaaaagaattcGGTTGGGTTGGGAGGCTATTCAGGTGAACTATATCAGTGCTGTAGCTTTTGATGTTAGTTTCTCTTTAGAGGacccaaaagaaaaattgaCCGGCACATGAAACTATGGAAGACAAGATTGCAACTTCATTGGAAAAGTATTCTCTGCATTTAACCTTATGCTTTGGAACATTGTGGCATGCAGAAGTCGATATAAAGCACATCTAAGTTGATGGAAAATGTCATTCTGTTGATTTTAGCTTATATGTATTAGGAACTCTCTGCACCAAGAACATCATTCAGATATATACAGAAACAAATTCTCGAGATTATGACTGCATATCTGTATTGatttgagagaaaaaataagaaggaaGATAGTTTAGTTTTAGAACAGGTCTTTCatctaaatattttctttttccattgtATGTTGGCGTGCTAAAGACTTTGTATGTATCCTATGTTTATATTTCCTATTACATTTCCTCTGTGATTTAAGCTGCTTTAATCATTTTAGATAAACAGCTTCCCTGAATATTTGTTATTCTTCTAGAAGTACGTCGTGTTAGAGCATTTATTTCCTTCTGGCACTGCAGGTACGAATTTTGCTTCAAAATATTTGAGGGGAAATGGTATTACACTCTTTAAAGTTCGTGAAGAAACTATCAAAATACGTGGAAAAGCAGACTTGTTCTATTTCAGTCCCGAGCATCCTCCTTTGACTGAAGATGCACAAAAGGCTCTTGATTGGGCACTTGATGAAAAGCTCAAATCCGGTATGTGTATACTCCCACCTACTTTACACATACACATGTTTGTTGGATTGATGCATCTCTCTGCCTTCACAAATATCCGTCAAATTCCTGTTTGAACCAtggaaaatatttaaataaatcacgGGGAGGAATGATCTCGATCTTCCAGCATGAAGGTGCTTGCAGAAGcaaatttgatattctagtgtCCGTTTTAGGAGTGTAACAGAGTGGGTTCGCCAATATACCACTAACTTGTCCTTGCATAGCTTTTGCTGTACATGGTCATGAACCACCTACTTTCTGTGTCTAGCTTGGGCCGAGTGAGACAGAACTAATTCAGTCTACAAGCAAAGTTAAAGGAGTCTAGCATGGTTTTAATATCTATGCTGTTCAGGTGAAACTAAAAATTGACAAGATCAGCGTTAAAACAAAATGAACTATAAGATTGAAACTAAAACTTCAATATTTAACAGTGCATACTGTGGATATTCAGTAACTCTATTAGAACACATTGCATTTCAAATCTTCAAGTACCTCACCTTAGTAGGGAGAAATTGCTATCAGAATTTATCACTCCCTGAATCTCAAACAATTCAATTGATATTTTCTAATGCAACTTTCAAAGTTTCAATATTTCAAATTCATATAACTACTCAAATTTGGATCTATCAACTTAGTTCACAGCTGttacttcatgttttctttttctcctgcTATATATATACGTCACTGATATTTAAACTCCATACAAATCAAATAGTCTCACATAAAATGGGAAGAGCGGATTACTTTTAAGTTCTTAGGTATTTATAATGCTGTATTTTGTGTTTTATGCCCCCCAACAACcacccaagaaaaagaaaaagaaaaaaagaagaagacagGTATATTCTATGAATTTGTAATTCCCATCTCAGGGCACCTCAGCTGTTTAATCATTCTATGGTGCTTTTGGATTCTATAACAGCTGAATTTCAGTCCAAATAATTGTTTCTTTTTGTTAAGCAACCCTTTTTGCATTGCCAGAGATGGCAATTTTAGAATTTAGTGGAAATAGCAGAGAGATAACCTTATTTTCTTCGAGAGATGAAAAGTACATTATTATGTAGCACCAAGAAGGTGCAgtgaaaagtaatttttttatgacaacGGAACCCGCAACTGTGCCATTCAGGTGCGCACGAGGTAAACCCCGCTCCAGTGTAGTAAGCCACAAACTACACAGCAGAAGTAAAcagcactaggcaagccccgtccTATTCTTGGAGGGATTCTATGAGATCTATCACTGTTTAAGCAATCATCTACAAAGCCCATTTTATACCAAAAATGAAACAGCCCAttttacaccaaaaatgaaaCTAATGTAAACAGTTCATCTTGATCTTTTGAATAGTGTTATTTTTATCTTAAAAGCACCTAATGTTTAGCTCCCTGGAATAGCAAAGAGAGAAATTATGCTACCGATATGGTCAAACATTAACATGTGCTAAAAAACATCACTTCAAGATCACCTGATTTATTTGTCTGGGGAGAAGAGACTGAAAATGTTGTTGATTATTAATGGAAATGCAGGTCAAAATGGGGAGATTACAACTACTCATTTGCTCCTTGGAGTATGGTCACAACAAGGTTCACCAGGTTATAAGGTACTCGCTACATTGGGCTTCAATGACGAAAAAGCTAAAGAACTGGAGAATGTAATTTCAGAACCTGGATTTTTTGAGGATTAAAGAGGTTGATTTTGCTTTGATGTATTCCTTTAACCTAAACTGGGGCTCTAAATTTGCAATCAGATTAGTCATTTTTCGCGATCTTTTAGTTCAGCACtggatttttttgttttttgaggATGCATCCCTCTTAGAGGGCTTTGCACATGATCAAAACCTTTATGCTGTTTGTTTAATGGGGTTAATGATATCTATCAACATTAAGTCCAAACCTAAATTGGAAAAATGGCACGTCATTCCAGTAGTACTAGTGTTCAACCCTCCGCTGCTATTGTCACTATTGATGCCTGTGTAAATCAACTGTTTTCATCGCACTCAAAGTGGCAAGTATACTCATAATATAAAGATCCGTCAAAGTTTACTAAGACAAGTATTATTTGCCACTCCAAGCTAAAAGGCTCTCAATTTTATACCTACAAGGTATTAACTTACTCTATTCAAAATCATGCAAATGCCATTAAGACATTATTAAGAGATATTCGAGGATATTAGTTTTAATAATAagaattttgtttaatttagtACAAATACAAGAAGTGCCATTGTGTACTTTCTCATTGTTTCTTGACCACTAGTAAAACAAGTAGAGTTTCGATTTGTAAGCAATGGAGTTGACCTTCTTGGATAGAATTAAGCAGCTTACACAACCAAAGAACACAATGAAGAACAGAGAGCCTTATGTGTAATAGCCACTTTCCAGCTCCTGTTTATTGCACGTGTAGAATTCAAAACTCCGTAataatgattattttttaaaaacaggACCAAAAATTGGCCAGTAGACAATGGAGGTGTCAAAATGACAATGCAAATTCAATGATGGGTCATGGGAATAAATGAACCTGTCCAATTTCAGCT is a genomic window containing:
- the LOC132043780 gene encoding ATP-dependent Clp protease ATP-binding subunit CLPT2, chloroplastic-like — protein: MAVQPLSTIVTTSKGINHLNYRVPTKNTTLEAKHLQNQWLGTPIKYSLQSKNYKPFLTKHCPIKATLSFSLPYGKPDPAVSIEKIPKWSSKAIKSFAMGELEARKLKYPTTGTEALLMGILIEGTNFASKYLRGNGITLFKVREETIKIRGKADLFYFSPEHPPLTEDAQKALDWALDEKLKSGQNGEITTTHLLLGVWSQQGSPGYKVLATLGFNDEKAKELENVISEPGFFED